Within Paeniglutamicibacter psychrophenolicus, the genomic segment GGTGAGGATGAACGGTGCGAAGCCGCCGAAGACGGTCACGGCGATGTTGTAGCCCAGCGACATGCCGGTGGTGCGGATCTGCGGCGGGAAGATCGAGGCCATCAGAGCCGGCAGCGGCGCGAAGTAGGCGGTGGCCAGGAAGCCGAAGACGATCTCGATGCAGATCATGGTCGCGATGGTGGGCACGTTGACCAGGAGGATGAACAGCGGCAGCGCGGCAATCAGGGTGCCGATCGCGGCGAAGGTCATGATGCGCGCAGGGCCAATCCGATCGGCCAGGGCGCCGACGAACGGTGCGCACACGGCCATCATGATGCCGAAGATCAGTGTGGAGGCGAAGGCCGCGGACTTGGTCATGTCCAGGTTCACGATGGCGTAGGTGGGCATGTACAGGGCCAGGTAATTGGCCACGGAGCACAGTGCCACGACCCCAACGATGGCCCAGAGCCGGCCGCGGTTGGCCACGAAGGCCTCGGTGAGCGGGGCCTTGGATTTCTCGGTGGCCAGGAACTCGGGGGTCTCGTCCATCTTGGTGCGGATGTACCAGCCGACCGGGCCGATGGCCAAGGCGAAGATGAAGGGTATGCGCCAGCCCCAGGACTCCAGGGACTGGGTGGAGAGGTAGTTGTTCAGCACGAAGCCGAAGAGCCCGGCCAACAGGATCGCCGCACCTTGGGTGGCGACCTGCCAGGAGCCGTAGAAGGCCTTGCGGTCCGGGGCGTACTCGATCAGGAAAGCGGTGGCGGAGGCGAACTCGCCGCCGGCGGAGAAGCCCTGGAGCAGGCGTGCGGTGAGGATGATGATGCCGGCCGCCACGCCGATGGTTGCCGCTGTGGGAGCCACGGCGATCAGCAGCGTGCCGACGAACATCAGCACGATCGAGAGCATCAGCCCGGCCTTGCGTCCGGCCTTGTCCGAGTAGCGGCCAATGACCACCGCGCCCAGCGGGCGCATCAAGAAGGAGACCCCGAAGGTGGCGAAGGCCAGCAGCAGGGAGGACTTTTCGTCGTGGGTGGGGAAGAAGAGCCTGGAAATGGTCACGGCGAAGGTTCCGTAGACGACGAGGTCGAACCATTCCAGGCCATTGCCGATGGAGGCGGCCACGACGGCCTTGCGGGCGTCGCGGCGTTTCTTCTCGAGCTCGGCGGTGCCGATGCGGGTGGAGCGTGAGTGATCAAGCATGATGTTCTCTCCGAAGTGGTGTGCGGTGTGGGGGAACGGGATTGCCGGGGCGGGGTGCCCCGGTGCGGGAGTGGTTAGGGCCGTGCCTGGAGGTCGGCGGCCAAGTCG encodes:
- a CDS encoding MFS transporter, which produces MLDHSRSTRIGTAELEKKRRDARKAVVAASIGNGLEWFDLVVYGTFAVTISRLFFPTHDEKSSLLLAFATFGVSFLMRPLGAVVIGRYSDKAGRKAGLMLSIVLMFVGTLLIAVAPTAATIGVAAGIIILTARLLQGFSAGGEFASATAFLIEYAPDRKAFYGSWQVATQGAAILLAGLFGFVLNNYLSTQSLESWGWRIPFIFALAIGPVGWYIRTKMDETPEFLATEKSKAPLTEAFVANRGRLWAIVGVVALCSVANYLALYMPTYAIVNLDMTKSAAFASTLIFGIMMAVCAPFVGALADRIGPARIMTFAAIGTLIAALPLFILLVNVPTIATMICIEIVFGFLATAYFAPLPALMASIFPPQIRTTGMSLGYNIAVTVFGGFAPFILTWLIASTGSLLAPSFYLLAIAAVSLVSLTVVRRVYKES